The Oncorhynchus mykiss isolate Arlee chromosome 17, USDA_OmykA_1.1, whole genome shotgun sequence genomic interval gacttccgacttcagtgcattcaaggcaactgggaaaaaaaactctctctgactgggaaaaatctATTTGAACGGTCTTCCAACTCGGGAATTCTGGCCTCTTTCTAATGCTCCGacatgaagatcactgacgttatgatttgacctcgtatttttccaagttcccagtgTCAAGCACCATACAAAGCTGCAGTAGCGGCTCTTGCACTATCTGACAGATTTTCCACTCAAAGGCTCTGCATACGCGTGTGAGAAGTAAGATCCAAAATGAACATAAGCTACTGTACACACGGCAATTACATTTTTCCATTAAATTATGCTAATTaacctatagaccgataagcatgaccagtcaaatgtatttccatcgactggtatttccatcaatgaataggctaaaaaGCATGACTTCGCAATGTCATTTTTTAGTCTCCTCCTAATTTTATTTATCGgcttttacattaaaaaaaaactaaatctggttattaccggctaacggaaaccctgctCTCAACTCAAAGTATGCCCTGTCTCCGGTGAGCAAGTGGCTGCTTGTGTTACATGATACTCGCTTGCTACAAAAAGTAACAAATTTGTTTCAAAGTTTTATCATGTCATTCATTGTAAGTGTCAATGTTACTGTGGAAACAGTCTTGTATTTTTGATCTGTCTAGTTTTATCTCGTCTCTCCTAATGTTAGATGTGAACACGACTTAAGTCTCTTCATTGCCTTTCGGGTTTTAGACTCAATGTTCGAGGGACCATCACCTTGTCTGTGACCCTAGACGACCCTCAGTTCGGAATGAAGATGGCTCCTCTAGGGGAACTATTCTGTGCCGTCTCAGTCCCTTATACTCTAACCCCAGACAGCCCAGAGGGTTGGGTGCTTAGGCGAAGCGTCCAGTCAGCTCTCATAGCACCAGTATCTTTAGATAATCAAAGTCATAAGGTCTACGAAGCCATCATCCTCCGAGATGCCTCAAGTGAGAATAAAATGCACTTGCAGCTGTCTAAAAGATGCTGCTCTGATCTGAAGCTCCAAAGAAATGAAACATATGAAATGGAGGTCCAGTTCCACCTGAATCGTCTGAAGTTCTGCGAGATGCACAAAGCCATAGATTTCCttccagacacagagagagtgttgCCAGACTTCAGGAACTGCATTGTCCCTGTCAATGAAATTGAATTTCCCAAAGTCAATGCAAAGCAGCATGCAGCCATTGATTTCATCGTAGGGGACTCAGATGGAAGAAGTGTGGCACCACTCCTCATTTATGGACCGTTTGGAACTGGGAAAACCTTCACGCTTGCTGCAGCAGCCAAAGAGCTGGTACGGCAGCCACACACCAGAGTACTGATCTGCACCCTCACCAACAGGTAATGACTCCAGTGTTCTATATAGATTCCCTTACATTGAGTTGAATTTTTCTAGAACTtgactacagtgcattcggaaagtattcagacccctttaccttttccacattttgttacgttacagccttattctaaaatggattaaatagtttttccactcatcaatctacacacaattccccataataacaaagcaaaaataatatttttttcatatttaaaaaaaataataaaataatgaaatagCACAAtgagataagtattcagacccttactcagtactttgttgaagcatctttggcagcgattacagcctcaagacttcttgggtatgacgctacaagctgggcacacttgtatttgtggattttctcccattattctctgcagatcctctgaagctctgtcaggttggatggggagtgttgcttcACAGCTTTtgttaggtctctccagagatgttcgatcgggttcaggtccgggctctggctgagccactcaaggacattcagagattggtcccgaagccactcctgcattgtcttggctgtgtgcttagggtcattgtcctgttggaaggtgaaccttcctcccagtctgaggtcctgagcactctggtgcaggttttcatcaaggatccctatgtactttgcttcattcatctttccctcgatcctgacgagtctcagtaccttccgctgaaaaacatccccacagcatgatgctgtcacgaCCATGGTGCctggatggtgcctggtttcctccagacgtgacattcaggccaaagagttagcattcaggccaaagttcaatttttgtttcatcagaccagagaatcttgcttctcatggtctgagcgtactttaggtgcctttttggcaaactccaagcgggatgtcatgtgccttttactgaggagtggcttccgtctggccactctaccataaaggcctgattggtggagtgctgcacagatggttgtccttctggaacgttctcccatctccacagaggaactctggagctctgtcaaagcgACCATCAGACTCTTGgccacctcactgaccaaggcccttctcccctgattgctcagtttggccagacagccagctctaggaagaatcttgatggttccaatcttcttccatttaagaatgatggatggcattgtgttcttggggacattcaatgctgcagaaagtttttggtacccttccccagatctgtgactcaacacaatcctgtctcggggctcttcttcaattccttcgacctcatggcttggtatttgctctgacatgcactgtcaactgtaccagtaccagtcaaatgtttggacacacctactcatccaaggcttttctttatttgtactattttctacattgtagaataacagtgaagacatcaaaactatgaaataacacgtagaatgatgtagtaaccaaaaaagtgttaaacaaatcaaaatatatcttagattcttcaaaatagccaccctttgccttgatgacagctttgcacactcttggcattctctcaaccagcttcacgtgaaatgcttttccaacagtcttgaaggagttcccacatatgctgaccaCTTCTTGGCTGCTTGTCCTTCCCTctccggtccaactcatcccaaaccatctcaattgagttgaggtcgagtgattgtggaggccagatcatctgatgcagcactctatcactcttcttcttggtcaaatatcccttaaatagcctggaggtgtgttgggtcattgtcctgatgaaaaacaaatgatagtcctacttAGTGTataccagatgagatggcgtatcactgcagaacgctgtggtagccatgctggttaagtgtgccttgaattctaagtaaatcactgagagtgtcaccagcaaagaacccccacaacatcacacctcctccatgcttcacgggggaaccacacatgcagagatcatccgttcacctactctgcgtctcacaaagacacggcggttggaaccaaaaatcatacattttggactcatcagaccaaaggacagatttccaccggtctaatgtccattgctcatgtttcttggccaaagcaagtctcttcttctaattggtgtcctttagtagtggtttctttgcagcaattcgaccatgaaggtgttctctgaacagttgatgttgagatgtgtctgttacttgaactctgtgaaccaTTTATTTAGGCTgtcatttctgaggctggtaactctaattaacttatactctgcagcagaggtaagtctgggtcttcctttcctatggtggTCCtaatgaaagccagtttcatcatagagcttgatggtttttgcaactgcaattcatgtcttaaggtaatgatggactgtaatttctctttccttatttgagctgttctttccataatatggacttggtcttttaccacaaattaactttagCAAGAAAAAATTCCAAAAATTAACTTTCAGCAAGGCACACctacctgttcattgaaatgcattccgggTAACTACcacttgaagctggttgagataatgccaagtgtgcgcaaagttgtcatcaaggcaaaaggtggctactttgaagaatctcaaatagaaaatacatttagatttgtttaacacttgtttgcgtactacatgattctgtgttatttcgtagttttgatgtcttcactattattctacaatgaagaaaattgaaaaataatgaaaaaccctggaatgagtaggtgggtccaaacttttgacttgttcTGTAGatatgtgtgtgcctttccaaatcatgtccactcaattgaaattaccacaggtggactccaaccaagttgtagaaacatctcaaggatgatcaatggaaataggatgcacctgagctcaatttcgagtctcatagcaaagggtctgaatacttatgtaaataaggtatttctgggtTTTTTGTACTTAGAAAATGTGCAGAAACATGttcaaacctgttttcgctttgtctttATATTATTTCCATAATAAGCTATTGATTGATGATAGAAATAATTATTTCATCAATGTTAGAATAgtggctgtaacgcaacaaaatgtggaaaaggggtctgaatactttccgaatgcgctgtgtATGTTCAGTCATACATTATGCAATTAGTTGACatgcagtcaattcaggaagttatTTTAATGTAAAATTCAAGTTAAAAAACATTTCATATAAATAGCTCAGTTTATTGAGAAGTCATTGAAAATCGATGTATTTTTAATCATTATTCAAGTTTACAGTACTTCTTCAatttgaattgaccccagccctgagTTGACAGGCAAGCATTGTTACATAATAGTGCTTAAAACTGTTAATAACATATGTGAGATTTTTGTAAACATTAGATTTGCAACAAAATACTTTTATTTGACCTCTGTGTAATGATTAAGATAGCACAGTTAGGTCATAGGGCTATCATGAGTTTGCTCATCAATCATTTGAATTGTGTAAGCCTCATATGGGTTTGACAGTTATACATTAACATTTATAAGTATTATGCCATGTATTAATCCCAATGTTAATACACAGATTTGAATCCaaatgttaacacacacacacacttgtagtTGCAATGTACCTGCTTTTTAATTACTGGTGCAACATACATTTTATGAAAAAGTAGGGAGACCAGTTTTCCATTCGGGTTTTAAGGACAGTCACATTTTAGTGGAACTGTTAAATGGTAAGCATAGTTAACCCCTCTCTTTCTGTGGTCAGCTCTGCAGATTTGTATATCAAAGACCATTTCCATCCATACGTCAACTCTGGACACCCTGAGATGAAGCCACTGAGAATAAAAGCAAATAAACAAGGGGTTCTAGTAAGTTCTACGGATGAGATCACACAGAAGTACTGCCTTCTATCCAAAGACGGTCAGTTTTTTCTACCTCCTACCAAATCTGCTTTGGATCACCACAGAATAGTCATAACAACTACTGCAATGGCAAGACACTTCAATGACCTAAAGCTTTCCGATGGCTACTTCACCCACATCCTGATTGACGAAGCCTCCCAGATGCTCGAATGTGAAGCCCTAATGCCCCTTGGTCTGGCAGGGCCAGTAACTCGGGTGGTTCTAGCTGGAGATCACATGCAGATGGGACCAAAACTATTTTCAACGGACGATGACCAACACTCCAATCACTCTTTGCTGAACCGCCTGTTCCACTTCTATCAAGGCTGTGAAAGTAGTACAGCTTTGAAAAGCAGAATATTTTTTCACGAGAACTATCGCAACACAAAAGAGATAGTAGAATTTGTGTCCACTCACTTCTACGTTGGCAAGTCGGATGTCATCAAGGCTGTTGGTAATGTTCCAGCTCATCCGAACAGCCACCCTTTGAGGTTTCACCATGTCAGAGGAGAATCCCACTTGGACACAGCATCCATGTCATGGTTTAATCTTGACGAGGTTGAATGCGTGGTTGAAATAGTGCAAAATCTGCTCAGAGATTGGCCAATCGCATGGGGGAATCATGATCAAAGCTCAATCTGCGTTCTCTCTGAACGATGCCAGGTGAAACCGTTGTTCCTCATTACATTTTTTAATCAATTACCATGCACAGTTTAATAATTCTAATGCATTTGTTgagaaaatgaggaaaaaccTCTCAAGTCAATGTTGTGTTATGTCCATAACTTTTTTGGTTGACATTATTTATGTATTCATAGGTTTCAATGATCAGGAAAGAGCTTCAGAAAAGATTCCTTGGCCGAGTGACTGTGGAGAATATATCAAATGTTCAAGGTATTTATCATGAAAACAACTCAAAGATTTGGTCTGGAATTTATTCCGATCGCGCTTTGTGAACTATgcagcttttaaaggcaatgttcttGCATTCGAGGAGACTTCGTTCACAGTAGCTGCATATGTCGACTCAATCAGAAATTAACACATGATTTGTTAacataatacatttttttgtaatatttttgTTGACTTCATTTATTTTATGTTAACCATATAACACTTTCATTATTTCTTGACAGGCAAACAGTTCAGAGCAATAGTAATGACTGCCGTTCAAACCCGTGACAGCCTTCACGCTCCTGACTCATATTGTGTGGAGTTTTTCAACGATGCTCGCATGCTGAACACAGCCATGACTAGGGCTCAATCCCAGGTTGTTGTGGTTGGAGATGCTGCTGCGCTTTGCTACTTTGGGAAGTGCTCAAGAATCTGGAGAAGCTACATTCACCATTGTATTAGCAAGGGAAGTGCTGAACCGAAACACCTTACCAATGACTTCATTGATGGCGATATCAAGGAAATCTCAAGATTCCAAAGGACAGAATACCTGGATGAGGGCAGCACTCAGTCAGTTATGTTCGATACAGAGAACAACATTGATGCTATTCTCCAAGAACTACAAGAGGAGCAAAACAGGGAACACTACACACTACTGGAACGAAAGAGACTATACGATAGTGCCAAAGTTGAAAGAGATGCCTTGTTGCAGTTGTTGAGAGAGCAGCCCAATGTGTACAAGCGAGGTGAATTGGTCATGGAGAAACATAATGCAGGTTATATCATTCCATTTGACAACCCAACTAACCACATTATCATCAAAGGAAGAGGTAACCTCGGCAAGTCCTTCTGTGGTGATGAAGTGGTGGCCGAAGTAGTTCCTTGTGAGGGTATTCCACAAGGAAAAGTGTTAGGCACCATCAAGGCAGCTGAATCCCATCGTGTGTTTGCTTGTACCCTTGAAGTTGAAGATTACCATAAACCCAAAACGAAGACTGAATATCAATTCCTCAGAAAAATTATGGTACCACTCAACACAAACACCACCAAAATATGTACCTTGGTCAGCAAGAAGAGCCACAATTTAATTCCAATATGGAAGCACAATGATGGAGAATGGGAGATTGTCAGATATCAACAACTTGATGAAGAAATCAAATGCAATCATGTATTTATGGTGGAAGTGTTTTGCTGGAAAACGAAAACAGAAAACAAAGGAAACTATGCCTATCCGTTGGGGAAGGTGATAGACATTCTTTCCATAGGATCATCTTTGGAGGAGGGCTTAAGGATTTTGGATGCAGAATTTAATGTTCAACCGTTGCCTCCCAGCCATGTTTTAGCTGAACCATGTTCCTGGAAAGACACCCAAAATAGTAACAGAAAGGACCTCCGAAAGTTTATTACTTTCACTGTTGACCAAAATAAATCCCTAGACTTGGATGATGCAATCAGTGTCATTGACATGGAAAGCCATTATGAGGTTGGAGTCCACATAGCAGATGTGGCAAGTTTCGTGAATCTTGGCGGTTCGTTGGATGATGCTGCACAAAAACATGGTGCAACATTTTACAGCCCTAGAGAAGAACCAGTTTGCATGTTCCCAAAATCAGTTAGCATCTACCACTTCAGTCTTCTGCCTGGTATAGATCGAAAGGTAGTTTCGTTAATGGTAAAAGTGGACAAGGCAACTCACAAAATCACTGAAAAGAAATTCCAGCTTTCGCAAATCAAGTCCGATAGAAAGTTGTCTTATGACGAGGCAGAGGACATCATCAGTAAGCGGTCAGGAGAAGAGGCCAAGTTTGATACTTTAGAAGACTGTGTTTCTGTGGCATATCGTTTTGCCAAAGTCCAAAGGAAGGCCAGGCTTGGCAAGGATTGGAGCTATAGACAATTGGACGATCACCAGAAGCCAGGGAAGAGGAGATCCAGTCAGATGATTGAGGAGCTTAGTGTACTGTTCAACCATTCTGTGTCTGAATTTTTGATCAATGCAAATGAAACCATGTTCTGCACTCCACTCCGATGTCAAGTAAGCCCTGACCCTGAAATGTTAGAAGACTTGAAAGAGCAATACAAAGACATCATACCACTGTCCTTACATCTGAGGCACAACCTTGAGCATGACATTCAACTTGACCAGGAGGCCATGGAGAGCAAAAGCTTCTACGTGCTAACATCAATATGGAATGAGATCCTGTCAGCTGCCAAGAAAGAGGAAGTTGACACTGACACAATGATTGATCTGATTGGTACAGATGACATCTACCCCCTGCTCCTTCCAGTGATATATGAGTTTAGGAAGTGTCTTGACGAAGCCTACGTCatccgttccaattcatcccaggAAAAGGTTGGGCACTATTCCTTAAAACTTGAGTCATATACACAAGCATCCTCGCCCATACGTCGCTACATGGATATTATCCTGCAAAGGCTTTTG includes:
- the LOC110493911 gene encoding helicase with zinc finger domain 2 isoform X2, which translates into the protein MRAEEDKVMRRNIKAQGLMSYREHLLEEYRQSSNEVQIISEQVDDVSVTFDGNLCVECVETDAELKWNFQIKTERLLAHVALLKQEPGASFSLDENSPEPCTYTTGEQLCNSDMTYDITVSFKSNNPGLYEQWLVFDFDMRPVLLQKLKVKVRQQPSPNLEEPPEDFGRPFQNLEHWHRGNRVIIPCMDKTEVQEELLKEYKPPQISLQYKPLDDSNTAMNHQNYKKKMHSFLYTEEQAEDQIVSRLNVRGTITLSVTLDDPQFGMKMAPLGELFCAVSVPYTLTPDSPEGWVLRRSVQSALIAPVSLDNQSHKVYEAIILRDASSENKMHLQLSKRCCSDLKLQRNETYEMEVQFHLNRLKFCEMHKAIDFLPDTERVLPDFRNCIVPVNEIEFPKVNAKQHAAIDFIVGDSDGRSVAPLLIYGPFGTGKTFTLAAAAKELVRQPHTRVLICTLTNSSADLYIKDHFHPYVNSGHPEMKPLRIKANKQGVLVSSTDEITQKYCLLSKDGQFFLPPTKSALDHHRIVITTTAMARHFNDLKLSDGYFTHILIDEASQMLECEALMPLGLAGPVTRVVLAGDHMQMGPKLFSTDDDQHSNHSLLNRLFHFYQGCESSTALKSRIFFHENYRNTKEIVEFVSTHFYVGKSDVIKAVGNVPAHPNSHPLRFHHVRGESHLDTASMSWFNLDEVECVVEIVQNLLRDWPIAWGNHDQSSICVLSERCQVSMIRKELQKRFLGRVTVENISNVQGKQFRAIVMTAVQTRDSLHAPDSYCVEFFNDARMLNTAMTRAQSQVVVVGDAAALCYFGKCSRIWRSYIHHCISKGSAEPKHLTNDFIDGDIKEISRFQRTEYLDEGSTQSVMFDTENNIDAILQELQEEQNREHYTLLERKRLYDSAKVERDALLQLLREQPNVYKRGELVMEKHNAGYIIPFDNPTNHIIIKGRGNLGKSFCGDEVVAEVVPCEGIPQGKVLGTIKAAESHRVFACTLEVEDYHKPKTKTEYQFLRKIMVPLNTNTTKICTLVSKKSHNLIPIWKHNDGEWEIVRYQQLDEEIKCNHVFMVEVFCWKTKTENKGNYAYPLGKVIDILSIGSSLEEGLRILDAEFNVQPLPPSHVLAEPCSWKDTQNSNRKDLRKFITFTVDQNKSLDLDDAISVIDMESHYEVGVHIADVASFVNLGGSLDDAAQKHGATFYSPREEPVCMFPKSVSIYHFSLLPGIDRKVVSLMVKVDKATHKITEKKFQLSQIKSDRKLSYDEAEDIISKRSGEEAKFDTLEDCVSVAYRFAKVQRKARLGKDWSYRQLDDHQKPGKRRSSQMIEELSVLFNHSVSEFLINANETMFCTPLRCQVSPDPEMLEDLKEQYKDIIPLSLHLRHNLEHDIQLDQEAMESKSFYVLTSIWNEILSAAKKEEVDTDTMIDLIGTDDIYPLLLPVIYEFRKCLDEAYVIRSNSSQEKVGHYSLKLESYTQASSPIRRYMDIILQRLLHSVLSGTPVQYSPQEIDILCQKIEDSYKKANEYEKKAAMISFAINMKKQNFLKLAFVVGVAAGDSFKLSFPFDRHSFPEGLPVRYRDLQPKDQPLYDSNENQMTLTWRRRVYSIDTAKIHEELKKVQNSAACIKLPQKTWQAIVNAMGHEKWNIARSLILDATTKQTENVKSLSKHAKVDLLEAGNDSHRTAHGQAEKIEIEHYVDLTLHLKPGDTLQVQMTSEGKKGYWTPTVQLVCIKPIFELCVNHAHSPITCFSKRADCPSKSEYSSAREYVKIWRPLCEMESADNAVDESDSIIIEDLKLNLKQGKNRLKGSFELPLKYIKEWAIECNLSKCFLCIRKRGLKLTSIPDQSEEVVDPKNYTWVAHGVTTNFEEPKNNQNQARKVHFYINHLPMDTIPECVYQRKTTYTVEIIPKLLTDVRKEMAVNNIVSANELVQKIALGQHIPKGASQSVVPPRYQLMREKAPEGLPELNKSQIDAVEKALNNNFTIIQGPPGTGKTVLGVYIVYWFLVMNSKNPRIFENPKDKDKKEVILCCGPSNKSVDVVAECLVKFGDKLKPLRVYSRQLEMAEYPYPGSVLQLSPRSLRHERSKAELRDITLHHRIREEQNPHSTEIKEFDHRIKLAIESKGEELTAEEVEDYKCLLNKARVHELQRHDVILCTCTAASSPNLTKTVSARQILIDECAMATEPQALIPLVSNKPEKIVLLGDHKQLRPIVKNELLRKLGMSKSLFERYFEYRSQTVMLDTQYRMHEDICKFPSEEYYGGKLKTEVSHSSSVLEADSQQKHIVFGNVIGEEVSLVVSTEKGTENSKANRAEREVVIRLAKALVTESQIEQQNIAILSPYNAQVSEFKKELHEHKMDKITVTTITKSQGCEWRYVILSTVRSLLSKDIEIEPDRAWRSKHVGFVGDPNQINVGITRAKEGLCIIGNQELLSRSGAWRQLLKHYRARNFVTEADKISVRKASCKHGLH